The proteins below come from a single Chryseobacterium capnotolerans genomic window:
- a CDS encoding MotA/TolQ/ExbB proton channel family protein, whose product MLLTELSQILFAQITTPAVAADNLEFSFWKIMFHGGAFAKIVMVTVLLLGVFSLYLFFERFFFIKRLTSKTDSNFMNNIEDFIKEGKIEAAADYCKTQNSPEGRILEKGISRLGRPVSDIVSAMEAQAQVEVANMEKNLNLLAVVPSIAPMLGLLGTVIGMIIAFFNLSHATGSFSPKTLSEGIYTALGQTAVGLAVAIPANFCYNILLTRIDKFVLKAQNMSGEFLDLINKPL is encoded by the coding sequence ATGCTGTTAACGGAACTTTCTCAGATTTTATTTGCACAAATCACTACCCCTGCAGTTGCCGCAGACAATTTAGAATTTTCATTCTGGAAAATCATGTTCCACGGAGGAGCTTTCGCTAAAATAGTGATGGTAACTGTATTGCTTTTGGGAGTATTTTCTCTGTACCTGTTTTTTGAAAGATTTTTCTTTATTAAAAGACTCACCTCAAAGACAGATTCCAACTTCATGAATAATATTGAAGACTTTATTAAGGAAGGAAAAATAGAAGCTGCTGCTGATTATTGTAAAACACAGAATTCCCCAGAAGGAAGAATCCTTGAAAAGGGAATCTCAAGACTTGGACGTCCAGTTTCTGATATCGTAAGTGCGATGGAAGCTCAGGCTCAGGTAGAAGTGGCCAATATGGAGAAAAATCTGAATCTGTTGGCTGTGGTACCAAGTATTGCACCGATGTTGGGACTTTTAGGAACGGTAATCGGGATGATTATTGCCTTCTTTAATCTATCACATGCCACAGGGTCTTTCTCACCAAAGACATTATCTGAAGGTATTTATACCGCTTTGGGACAAACAGCAGTAGGTCTTGCAGTGGCTATTCCTGCCAATTTCTGTTATAATATCCTTTTAACAAGAATTGACAAGTTTGTATTGAAGGCGCAGAATATGTCTGGAGAATTTTTAGATCTTATCAACAAACCTTTATAA
- a CDS encoding DUF885 domain-containing protein codes for MKNILSKSILGLGLIIGLASCKKTDSPLTKVTPTNLDSIASNYYEQYLKLYPLDATAQGDLRYNDQLPINIDKDFISGEVAFYNSVQKQLENVDYKSLSDEDKVVYDVLDYTLKDKIEAYAYHPEYIPFTQFGGLPLNFPLYGSGQGSQPFKTEKDYNDWLKRMEKFPEWMDAAADNFRDGISNKVVLPKKLIVKMIPQMKAEEITTQDMEKNIFYGPIKNFPKNFTQAQKDKFSALYKEAITKKIIPAYTKMGTFLEKEYLPKGRDTDGYNSLPNGNEIYGYYVKSWTTTKKSPEEINKIGQQQVAMLRAEMEKVKQQVGFAGTLEEFITHVKTDPKAMPYKTSKEVLDGFNSILTKITPKLKTMFNVTPKTKFEIRQTEKFREASASAEYIPGTPDGKRAGIFYVPLPDPTKFNVTSGMESLFLHEAIPGHHYQVSLQQENTKLPKFMRFGWFGAYGEGWAHYCETLGPEFGLYTDPYQKMGYLSDQMLRAVRLVVDTGLHTGKMSREDAIKYFLSNISYDEGSAVAEVERYMAMPGQALGYKIGSLRIRELREKYQKELGNKFNLASFHDEVLSQGCLPLDVLNRKMELWAKKQK; via the coding sequence ATGAAAAACATTTTATCGAAAAGTATTCTGGGACTGGGATTGATAATTGGCCTTGCATCGTGCAAGAAGACCGATTCTCCCCTTACGAAGGTAACACCTACCAATCTGGATTCTATTGCATCCAATTATTATGAACAGTATCTTAAACTCTATCCTTTAGATGCGACAGCTCAAGGTGACCTGAGATACAATGACCAGCTTCCTATTAATATTGATAAAGATTTTATTTCAGGAGAGGTTGCTTTTTACAATTCCGTACAGAAGCAGCTAGAAAATGTAGATTACAAGTCTCTTTCTGATGAAGATAAGGTGGTATACGATGTATTGGATTATACTTTAAAAGATAAAATTGAAGCCTATGCCTATCATCCGGAATATATCCCGTTCACCCAGTTTGGGGGTCTTCCTTTGAATTTTCCTTTATATGGAAGCGGGCAGGGAAGCCAGCCTTTCAAAACGGAGAAGGATTACAACGACTGGCTGAAAAGAATGGAAAAATTCCCGGAATGGATGGATGCTGCAGCAGATAACTTCCGTGACGGGATCAGTAATAAAGTAGTTCTTCCTAAAAAACTGATTGTTAAAATGATTCCTCAAATGAAAGCAGAGGAAATCACTACTCAGGATATGGAAAAAAATATTTTCTATGGTCCTATTAAAAACTTCCCGAAAAATTTCACTCAGGCTCAAAAAGATAAATTTTCAGCACTTTACAAAGAGGCTATCACCAAGAAAATTATTCCCGCATACACTAAAATGGGAACATTCCTTGAAAAAGAATATTTACCAAAAGGAAGAGATACAGATGGATACAACAGCCTTCCCAACGGAAATGAAATTTATGGTTATTATGTAAAAAGCTGGACAACAACAAAGAAATCTCCGGAAGAGATCAACAAAATCGGACAGCAGCAAGTGGCTATGCTTCGTGCAGAAATGGAAAAAGTAAAACAGCAGGTTGGTTTTGCAGGAACGCTGGAAGAGTTTATTACTCATGTGAAAACAGACCCGAAAGCAATGCCTTATAAGACATCTAAAGAGGTTTTAGACGGATTCAACAGTATTTTGACAAAGATTACTCCGAAGCTGAAGACAATGTTTAATGTTACACCGAAAACAAAGTTTGAAATCAGACAGACAGAGAAATTCAGGGAAGCAAGCGCAAGTGCTGAATATATTCCGGGAACTCCTGATGGAAAAAGAGCCGGAATTTTCTACGTTCCGCTTCCTGATCCTACCAAATTCAATGTAACTTCAGGGATGGAATCTTTATTCTTACATGAAGCAATCCCGGGGCACCATTACCAGGTTTCTCTTCAACAGGAAAACACAAAGCTTCCAAAATTCATGAGATTCGGATGGTTTGGCGCTTATGGTGAAGGATGGGCACATTATTGTGAAACTCTAGGTCCTGAATTTGGCTTGTATACGGATCCTTATCAGAAAATGGGATATTTAAGCGATCAGATGCTGAGAGCGGTAAGATTAGTGGTAGATACAGGTTTGCATACGGGAAAAATGAGCAGAGAAGATGCTATTAAGTATTTTCTGAGCAATATTTCTTATGATGAAGGCTCTGCTGTAGCTGAAGTGGAAAGATATATGGCTATGCCGGGACAGGCTTTAGGATATAAAATCGGGTCTTTAAGAATCCGTGAATTGAGAGAAAAGTATCAGAAAGAGCTTGGTAATAAGTTTAATCTGGCAAGCTTCCATGATGAAGTACTAAGTCAGGGATGTCTTCCATTGGATGTTTTGAACAGAAAGATGGAGCTTTGGGCTAAAAAGCAGAAATAA
- a CDS encoding DUF1572 family protein, with protein MITTPLRSLYQRDLNKLKTEVEAYQNEENLWRIDKNISNSAGNLCLHLIGNLNHFIGTHLGNTNYIRHRELEFSLKDIPRTELIEKIEATAAMIDSVLSQLPETEIEKEYPLIVFEDKMTTGYFLIHLLSHLDYHLGQINYHRRLLDM; from the coding sequence ATGATCACAACACCCTTACGTTCTCTTTATCAAAGAGATTTAAACAAGTTAAAAACTGAAGTTGAAGCTTACCAAAATGAAGAAAACCTTTGGAGGATAGACAAGAATATTTCCAATTCCGCAGGAAATCTATGTCTTCATCTGATAGGCAACCTTAATCATTTCATTGGGACACATCTTGGAAATACAAATTATATAAGACATCGTGAGCTTGAATTCTCGCTAAAAGATATTCCAAGAACCGAACTTATTGAGAAAATTGAAGCTACAGCAGCTATGATTGATTCTGTTTTAAGCCAACTTCCGGAAACTGAAATAGAAAAAGAATATCCACTTATTGTTTTTGAAGATAAGATGACAACCGGTTATTTTCTGATTCACCTTCTCTCGCATCTGGATTATCATTTAGGACAGATTAATTATCATAGACGATTATTGGATATGTAG
- a CDS encoding endonuclease III domain-containing protein, giving the protein MTKKQRAELVQIELDKLYPTTPIPLDHTDPYTLMVAVALSAQTTDKKVNEVTPNLFEVAGTPQRMARLEEFQIKELIKEIGLSNTKAKNLKRMAELLLERHDGIVPQTYEELEALPGVGHKTASVVMSQGFGFPAFPVDTHIHRLMTQWKLTSGKNVVETEKDAKKLFPEEVWNKLHLQIIFYGREYSPARGKGEKDFITKMMFEK; this is encoded by the coding sequence ATGACAAAAAAGCAAAGAGCTGAGCTCGTTCAGATAGAACTGGATAAATTGTATCCTACAACGCCTATTCCTTTGGATCATACCGATCCTTATACTTTAATGGTTGCTGTGGCGCTTTCTGCACAAACAACAGATAAAAAAGTAAATGAAGTTACCCCAAACCTTTTTGAGGTAGCCGGAACTCCACAGAGAATGGCAAGACTGGAAGAGTTTCAGATTAAGGAGCTAATTAAAGAAATAGGATTATCCAATACCAAAGCCAAGAACTTAAAGAGAATGGCTGAACTTTTACTGGAAAGACATGATGGTATTGTTCCGCAGACTTACGAAGAATTAGAAGCGCTTCCGGGTGTTGGTCATAAAACAGCTTCAGTAGTAATGAGCCAGGGCTTCGGGTTTCCTGCCTTTCCGGTAGATACCCATATTCACCGCCTGATGACACAGTGGAAACTTACTTCCGGTAAAAATGTGGTGGAAACAGAGAAAGATGCAAAAAAACTATTCCCGGAAGAAGTTTGGAATAAGCTTCACCTTCAGATTATTTTCTATGGTAGAGAGTATTCTCCGGCAAGAGGAAAAGGGGAGAAGGACTTTATTACCAAAATGATGTTTGAGAAGTAA
- the bcp gene encoding thioredoxin-dependent thiol peroxidase, with protein MLKVGDKLPQFEGTNQDGEAVSSSNLIGKKLIVFFYPQASTPTCTVEACNLSDNYSQLEKAGYQLLGVSGDSVKKQKNFHSKFAFPYDLIADESHDILEKFGVWQEKKTFGKTYMGIVRTTFIFDENGVCTRVIEKVTSKTAAEQILEG; from the coding sequence ATGCTGAAAGTTGGAGATAAATTACCTCAATTTGAAGGAACAAATCAGGATGGAGAAGCTGTATCTTCATCAAACTTAATTGGAAAAAAGCTAATTGTTTTCTTTTATCCACAAGCGAGTACTCCAACATGCACTGTTGAAGCCTGCAATCTGAGTGATAACTATAGCCAGCTTGAAAAAGCCGGATACCAGCTATTGGGCGTAAGCGGAGACTCTGTAAAGAAACAGAAAAACTTCCATAGTAAATTTGCTTTCCCTTATGATCTTATCGCTGATGAAAGCCATGATATTCTTGAAAAATTCGGGGTTTGGCAGGAAAAAAAGACATTTGGGAAAACGTATATGGGTATTGTAAGAACTACATTTATTTTTGATGAAAACGGAGTTTGTACAAGAGTTATTGAAAAAGTAACTTCAAAAACTGCTGCTGAGCAGATCTTAGAAGGATAA
- a CDS encoding GNAT family N-acetyltransferase, with protein sequence MSLKKHPSADNTYETERLILRPMSGEDRDFIFELYNRPKFVQYIGNRNVNSVEDAENYILNRFAPQIQRLGFGNYLLITKETNEKIGAVGIFEREGLDVVDIGYSLLEEFEGKGYAYEAAQKVKSIGMDEFKLSKISAIISKDNLSSQKLIEKLGLKFKKHVTLPGETEELNYYETE encoded by the coding sequence ATGAGCCTAAAAAAACATCCAAGCGCAGATAATACTTATGAAACTGAGCGATTAATACTTCGTCCGATGTCCGGTGAAGACAGAGATTTTATTTTTGAACTTTATAACAGACCTAAATTTGTTCAATACATCGGTAACCGAAATGTAAATAGTGTTGAAGATGCTGAAAACTATATTCTGAACAGATTTGCCCCGCAGATCCAAAGACTGGGATTCGGGAACTATCTTTTAATAACCAAAGAAACCAACGAAAAAATAGGTGCTGTAGGAATTTTTGAAAGAGAGGGACTTGATGTGGTTGATATAGGATATTCTTTACTTGAAGAATTTGAAGGAAAGGGGTATGCGTATGAAGCGGCACAAAAAGTGAAATCAATCGGGATGGACGAGTTTAAATTGTCAAAAATATCGGCAATCATTTCAAAAGACAACCTTTCATCACAAAAACTGATCGAAAAATTAGGACTGAAGTTTAAAAAACATGTTACTCTTCCAGGAGAAACTGAAGAGCTTAATTATTACGAAACAGAATAA
- a CDS encoding mannose-1-phosphate guanylyltransferase: MLKSDRYCVIMAGGIGSRFWPMSTQKFPKQFQDILGTGRTMIQQTYDRISKVIPKEHIFVITNKEYVALSHQQLPEIPEENIVGEPLMKNTAACNLYMANKIAEINPNATMIVLPADHLILKEDVFLEKVMLAFDVAAKHDYLVTLGITPTRPDTGYGYIQFVEKKNSEYFKVKTFTEKPILEIAQSFLESGDFLWNAGIFIWNIKSIHHAFELYLPEMAQHFMACEYNSEKENNCIEIIYPKVQKISIDNGILEKAKNVYVIPSDLGWSDLGTWTSVYENTEKDKNGNAVKMKHLLTYNSKGNIIRLKNNNKAVIIDGLENYIVVDTDKALLICPRDNDQLIKDYVLDLKNFKKGDKFM; this comes from the coding sequence ATGTTAAAGTCAGATAGATACTGCGTGATAATGGCGGGAGGAATCGGGAGTAGATTCTGGCCTATGAGTACGCAGAAATTTCCAAAACAGTTTCAGGATATTTTAGGAACAGGGCGTACCATGATTCAGCAAACTTATGACAGAATCAGTAAAGTAATCCCTAAAGAACATATATTCGTTATTACCAATAAAGAATATGTAGCGCTTTCTCATCAGCAGCTTCCGGAAATTCCGGAAGAGAATATCGTAGGAGAACCTCTGATGAAAAATACAGCAGCCTGTAACCTTTACATGGCTAATAAAATTGCTGAAATTAACCCCAATGCGACTATGATCGTTCTTCCGGCAGATCATCTTATCCTGAAAGAAGATGTATTCCTGGAAAAAGTAATGCTGGCATTTGATGTTGCTGCCAAACATGATTATCTGGTGACATTAGGAATAACGCCTACAAGACCTGACACTGGATATGGCTATATACAGTTCGTAGAAAAGAAAAATTCAGAATATTTTAAAGTAAAAACATTTACTGAAAAACCAATTCTCGAGATCGCTCAAAGCTTTTTGGAGAGCGGGGATTTCCTTTGGAATGCTGGAATTTTTATTTGGAATATCAAAAGTATTCATCATGCCTTTGAGTTGTATCTTCCTGAAATGGCGCAGCATTTTATGGCCTGCGAATACAATTCTGAAAAAGAAAATAACTGTATAGAAATCATTTATCCAAAAGTTCAGAAAATTTCTATTGATAACGGGATTTTAGAGAAAGCCAAAAATGTATATGTGATACCGTCAGATCTTGGCTGGAGTGACCTTGGAACCTGGACGTCTGTCTATGAAAATACAGAAAAAGATAAGAATGGAAATGCGGTGAAAATGAAGCATTTACTTACTTATAACTCGAAAGGAAACATCATTCGTTTAAAAAATAATAATAAGGCAGTTATTATTGATGGTCTTGAAAACTATATTGTTGTAGATACAGATAAGGCGCTTCTTATTTGCCCTAGAGATAATGACCAATTAATCAAGGATTATGTCCTGGATCTGAAAAATTTCAAGAAAGGAGATAAATTTATGTAG
- a CDS encoding TolC family protein translates to MKKVWIIVLGLGCLSLNAQKKWSLKECVSYAVEHNLQVIQNKYNKQSQDANLKIAKKGYLPSVSASIGNTVSFGQTSFGTGSLRNDRFSNNASVGADILVYNNGRLEKTVRKTEFDLQASLYDVETIKNDISLQIAQQYLTTLLNKEIVKISESAVENAKKQYDRAKITTTVGTTAQTVLAEAEAALAREKQNLKTAEVNVGRSLFAMVQLLQLSDYKDFDVEDVAVSDQLSPELKSVDDVLSIAYESQPQIKAAESRIHSAEAQTEVSKTAYWPTITANAGIGTFYNNLLNTDNIGNALVYVKEKGFFEQYSDNFGQQASLSVNIPIFNKGITKLQVEQSRINESIAKNTLEQQKQTVRQNVQKAQFDADANYESYLAAVEAAKSSKLALDFADKSYAAGKTTIYDVNVARNNYANAQGSVAQAKYNYLFSLKLLNFYAGIPLSL, encoded by the coding sequence ATGAAAAAAGTTTGGATTATCGTTTTGGGATTAGGCTGTCTGAGTTTAAATGCTCAGAAGAAATGGTCCTTAAAAGAATGTGTAAGCTATGCAGTGGAGCATAATCTTCAGGTCATCCAAAATAAATATAACAAACAGTCTCAAGATGCCAATCTTAAAATTGCTAAGAAAGGATATTTACCTTCTGTTTCAGCAAGCATAGGAAATACTGTCAGTTTTGGACAAACCTCTTTTGGAACGGGAAGTTTAAGAAATGACAGATTCAGTAACAATGCAAGTGTTGGAGCAGACATCTTGGTATATAACAACGGCAGGCTAGAAAAAACAGTTAGAAAAACCGAGTTTGATCTGCAGGCAAGTTTGTATGATGTGGAAACCATTAAAAATGATATTTCATTACAAATTGCACAACAATATTTGACTACATTGTTGAACAAAGAAATTGTAAAAATCTCAGAAAGTGCTGTTGAGAATGCTAAGAAACAATATGACAGAGCTAAAATAACAACAACAGTAGGAACAACTGCACAAACTGTTTTAGCAGAAGCAGAAGCCGCATTGGCAAGAGAAAAGCAAAACCTGAAAACAGCGGAAGTCAATGTAGGACGAAGCTTATTTGCTATGGTACAGCTTTTACAACTGTCTGATTATAAAGATTTCGATGTGGAAGATGTTGCTGTTTCGGACCAGCTGTCTCCGGAACTTAAATCTGTAGATGATGTCTTGTCTATTGCCTATGAGTCTCAGCCTCAGATTAAAGCAGCAGAAAGCAGAATACATTCTGCAGAAGCTCAGACAGAGGTTTCTAAAACGGCTTATTGGCCTACTATAACAGCCAATGCTGGAATTGGAACTTTCTATAACAACCTTTTGAATACCGATAATATTGGTAACGCTCTTGTTTATGTTAAAGAAAAAGGTTTTTTCGAACAGTATAGTGATAACTTCGGACAGCAGGCCAGTCTTTCTGTAAATATTCCTATTTTTAATAAAGGGATTACAAAATTACAGGTAGAGCAGTCCAGAATTAATGAAAGTATTGCTAAAAATACCTTAGAACAACAGAAACAAACAGTAAGACAAAATGTACAGAAAGCTCAGTTTGATGCTGATGCCAACTATGAATCATACCTGGCAGCGGTAGAAGCAGCAAAGAGCTCCAAGCTGGCTCTTGATTTTGCAGATAAAAGTTATGCTGCGGGAAAAACAACCATTTACGACGTTAATGTTGCAAGAAATAATTATGCAAATGCACAGGGATCAGTAGCACAGGCGAAATATAATTATCTTTTCAGCCTTAAATTATTGAATTTCTATGCAGGAATTCCACTAAGTTTGTAA
- a CDS encoding bifunctional folylpolyglutamate synthase/dihydrofolate synthase yields the protein MTNEQYQEAIDWLFVQMPNYQIDGQKAYKPGLDNITKLCAYFGNPQERIKCIHIGGTNGKGSSSNMLASILQEAGYKVGLYNSPHLIDFTERIKVNGQNCNKEFVFDFIQKLRNIPEDIRPSFFEFTTIMAFEYFYQQHVDYAIIEVGLGGRLDSTNIIKPLVSAITNVQLDHQNILGDTIEEIAGEKAGIIKKNIPIISGDENEMVKTIIREKAIKEEAPFIDATLLHTDLTSDLKGNYQQKNLRVVLAIVEELRKLQVTIPDKDLENGLLNVHQNTGFIGRWFEFSKEPLTICDTGHNQAGLEHVFSQLNSIDKHKHIILGFVNDKKIDEVMNLLPENSEFYFAKPSINRGRHPEDYEYLLKEAKIFYKIFNSVQEAYLSAKERCTNEEMIFIGGSNFVVGDFLEKKFRV from the coding sequence ATGACAAACGAACAATATCAGGAAGCTATTGACTGGCTTTTCGTACAAATGCCCAACTACCAGATAGATGGACAAAAGGCTTATAAACCAGGACTTGACAATATTACCAAACTTTGTGCTTACTTTGGAAATCCGCAGGAAAGAATAAAGTGCATCCACATTGGCGGAACCAATGGAAAGGGATCTTCGAGCAATATGCTTGCCTCCATCCTTCAAGAAGCAGGTTATAAAGTAGGTTTATATAATTCCCCCCATCTTATCGATTTTACAGAACGTATTAAAGTAAATGGCCAAAATTGTAATAAAGAGTTTGTCTTTGATTTTATTCAGAAACTTAGAAATATTCCGGAAGATATCCGGCCTTCATTTTTTGAGTTTACCACTATTATGGCTTTTGAATATTTCTATCAGCAACATGTAGATTACGCAATTATTGAAGTTGGATTAGGCGGAAGACTGGATTCTACTAATATTATTAAGCCATTAGTTTCTGCAATTACCAATGTCCAGCTTGATCATCAGAATATATTAGGAGATACGATTGAAGAAATTGCCGGTGAGAAAGCAGGGATTATCAAAAAGAATATTCCAATTATTTCAGGCGATGAGAATGAAATGGTAAAAACAATCATCAGAGAAAAAGCGATTAAAGAAGAAGCTCCATTTATAGATGCTACTCTACTCCATACTGACCTTACTTCTGATCTGAAAGGAAATTATCAGCAAAAAAATCTCCGTGTCGTTTTAGCCATTGTTGAGGAATTAAGAAAACTGCAGGTTACTATTCCCGATAAGGACCTTGAGAACGGTCTATTGAATGTTCATCAAAATACAGGATTCATTGGCCGCTGGTTTGAATTCTCTAAGGAGCCGCTTACCATTTGTGATACCGGGCATAATCAGGCAGGTCTGGAGCATGTTTTTTCACAATTAAATTCTATTGACAAGCACAAGCATATCATTTTGGGGTTCGTTAATGATAAAAAGATAGATGAAGTAATGAATCTGCTTCCTGAAAATTCTGAGTTTTATTTTGCCAAACCATCCATCAATAGGGGAAGACATCCCGAAGATTATGAATATTTACTTAAGGAGGCGAAAATTTTTTATAAAATTTTCAATTCTGTACAGGAAGCGTATCTATCTGCAAAAGAACGATGTACAAACGAAGAAATGATTTTTATTGGTGGAAGCAACTTTGTTGTTGGAGATTTTTTAGAAAAAAAATTTAGAGTTTAA
- a CDS encoding glycosyltransferase family 2 protein, giving the protein MKLSVCIPVYNFDVRELVFDLKKEIDDQHIDVEIILIDDASKDECKQVNKEIQNLVHQFIFLEKNIGRSRIRNLFLQYAEGEYLLFLDCDGKIVGRDFLKKYIQFIQKNPGSQIMYGGRRVLEAAADSDHYLRWKFSVERENLPVELRKEKPYLSFQTNNFVICKEVLNKVGFNPEFQKYGYEDLLFAMDLKAANIKIDHIDNPILNNDLESNIVYLEKVEESVESLSNMLKDETLSSKLAEVKLVKLYTVLKNTPFKAVFNLLFNIGERSIKRKLSEGNVNLRYLDIYKLGLLSRKMN; this is encoded by the coding sequence ATGAAACTTTCGGTATGCATTCCTGTCTATAATTTTGATGTCCGTGAATTGGTTTTTGATTTAAAAAAAGAAATTGATGACCAACATATTGATGTTGAAATTATATTGATAGATGACGCTTCGAAAGATGAATGTAAGCAGGTCAACAAGGAGATTCAGAATCTTGTACACCAATTTATTTTTCTTGAAAAAAATATCGGCCGTTCACGGATCCGTAATCTGTTTTTACAATATGCAGAGGGAGAGTATCTTTTGTTCCTTGATTGCGATGGGAAAATTGTAGGCAGGGATTTCTTAAAAAAATATATACAATTTATACAGAAGAATCCAGGCTCCCAGATTATGTATGGAGGTCGCAGGGTTTTAGAGGCAGCAGCAGATTCTGATCATTATTTACGATGGAAGTTTTCCGTTGAGAGAGAAAACCTTCCTGTAGAATTACGTAAAGAAAAACCCTATTTAAGTTTTCAGACCAATAATTTTGTAATTTGCAAAGAGGTACTCAATAAAGTCGGCTTCAATCCTGAATTCCAGAAATATGGATATGAAGATCTTCTTTTTGCCATGGATTTAAAAGCTGCAAATATAAAGATAGATCATATTGATAATCCTATTCTTAATAATGATTTGGAAAGCAACATTGTTTATCTGGAGAAAGTAGAAGAGTCTGTGGAAAGTTTGTCTAATATGCTTAAAGATGAGACGCTGAGTTCAAAATTAGCAGAAGTGAAACTCGTTAAATTATATACTGTACTTAAAAATACACCTTTTAAAGCTGTTTTTAACCTTTTATTCAACATAGGGGAGAGAAGTATCAAAAGAAAGCTCTCTGAAGGGAATGTGAATCTTCGTTATCTGGATATCTATAAGCTTGGACTCCTTTCCAGGAAGATGAATTAG
- a CDS encoding glycosyltransferase family 9 protein, with protein sequence MTRILAYRFSAFGDVAMTVPVFKEFLEQNPDVEIIMVSRKNFEALFAGIPNVIFKGINVDDYKGLFGLRRLGNELIKEFKPDYIANLHDVIRTKILDRIYRRKGLKVFKINKGKEEKEHLTDVWNLDKVQLKKTVERYADVFREMGFKVELSHKLRPVSAHKSGIGFAPFAQHKGKMLPLEKSFELARLLAQKHTIYFFGGGKKETETLESWESQIPNTKSLSGKLSLTEELQKISELEVMISMDSANMHLASLMGTRCVSIWCATHPYAGFLGFGQSEDDVVQVKDLSCRPCSVFGDKECYRGDWACLEEFSIQKVVEKI encoded by the coding sequence GTGACCAGAATTTTAGCATATCGTTTTTCTGCATTTGGAGATGTTGCGATGACAGTTCCTGTTTTTAAGGAATTTCTAGAGCAAAATCCAGATGTGGAGATTATCATGGTTTCCAGAAAGAATTTTGAAGCATTGTTTGCAGGCATTCCTAATGTTATATTTAAAGGAATAAATGTGGATGATTACAAAGGGTTATTTGGATTGAGAAGGCTGGGGAATGAATTGATTAAAGAATTCAAACCAGATTATATTGCCAACCTTCATGATGTGATCAGAACCAAAATTTTGGACAGAATCTACAGGAGAAAGGGCTTAAAAGTCTTTAAAATAAATAAAGGAAAAGAAGAAAAAGAACATCTTACTGATGTTTGGAATCTGGATAAAGTTCAATTGAAGAAAACAGTGGAACGTTATGCTGATGTTTTCCGGGAAATGGGTTTTAAAGTAGAGCTTTCCCATAAACTGAGACCTGTTTCAGCCCATAAGTCAGGAATTGGTTTTGCGCCTTTTGCCCAGCATAAAGGGAAGATGCTGCCATTGGAAAAGTCATTTGAGCTGGCCAGACTTTTGGCTCAGAAACATACCATATACTTTTTTGGTGGTGGGAAAAAGGAAACAGAAACCCTTGAATCCTGGGAAAGCCAGATTCCAAATACAAAAAGTCTTTCAGGAAAACTAAGCCTGACTGAAGAACTTCAGAAAATTTCTGAACTGGAAGTAATGATCTCTATGGACTCTGCCAACATGCATTTGGCAAGTCTTATGGGAACCCGATGTGTTTCCATATGGTGTGCAACACACCCTTACGCGGGATTTTTAGGATTTGGTCAGAGTGAAGATGATGTAGTACAGGTAAAAGACCTTTCCTGCAGGCCTTGTTCGGTTTTTGGAGATAAAGAGTGTTACAGGGGAGACTGGGCCTGCCTTGAAGAATTTAGTATTCAGAAAGTTGTTGAGAAAATCTGA
- a CDS encoding SufE family protein produces MTIKEKQQEIIDEFAFLDDWEQKYEYIIDLGKELKGLPEDKKTEDNLIKGCQSKVWIDAEFKEGKLFFNADSDGILPKGIVSLLVSIYSGHSTQEILDSDFEFISEIGLQEFLSPSRANGLMAMTKQIKFYAVAYQLKS; encoded by the coding sequence ATGACCATTAAAGAAAAACAGCAGGAAATAATCGACGAATTTGCATTTCTTGACGATTGGGAGCAGAAATATGAGTACATCATTGATCTTGGAAAAGAATTGAAAGGACTCCCGGAAGATAAGAAAACAGAAGACAATCTCATCAAAGGCTGTCAGAGTAAAGTTTGGATAGATGCTGAATTTAAGGAGGGTAAACTATTCTTTAATGCCGATTCTGATGGAATTTTACCCAAAGGTATTGTTTCTCTTTTGGTGAGCATTTACAGTGGCCATAGTACACAGGAAATCTTAGATTCTGATTTTGAATTTATCTCAGAGATCGGATTACAGGAATTTCTTTCACCATCCAGAGCTAATGGGTTGATGGCCATGACGAAACAGATCAAATTTTACGCAGTCGCTTACCAGCTGAAATCATAA